Proteins from one Bradyrhizobium amphicarpaeae genomic window:
- a CDS encoding winged helix-turn-helix transcriptional regulator: protein MKPDVYAANCPTRQILDRIGDKWAVLILLLLREEPMRFNQLRRAIEGISQKMLSQVLKSLERDGLLRRHAIATVPVTVEYSITQLGLTLAGAVDPLRDWAEQNLKDVLAAQRSYDAQQKEAA from the coding sequence TATGCAGCGAACTGCCCCACGCGCCAGATTCTCGATCGCATCGGCGACAAATGGGCAGTGCTGATCCTGCTGCTGCTGCGCGAGGAGCCGATGCGCTTCAATCAGCTTCGCCGCGCGATCGAAGGCATTTCGCAGAAGATGCTGAGCCAGGTTCTCAAATCGCTCGAACGCGACGGCCTGCTCAGGCGCCACGCCATCGCGACCGTGCCTGTCACGGTGGAGTATTCGATCACACAGCTCGGGCTGACGCTCGCCGGTGCGGTCGATCCGCTGCGCGATTGGGCCGAGCAGAATCTGAAAGACGTTCTCGCCGCCCAGCGCAGCTACGACGCGCAGCAGAAGGAAGCAGCGTAA
- a CDS encoding flagellar assembly protein FliX, giving the protein MRIYGPNGTTLGTPASQARRTGSGTFVLPDTSSAQETRSAAAPKAAANIDALLALQGVEEDPVERRKRSVSRGRTALDVLDDLKMGLLSGNLDASTVMRLRDAAANLKSSSGDPGLDSVLSEIELRVEVELAKAGQA; this is encoded by the coding sequence ATGCGCATCTACGGACCGAACGGCACGACGCTTGGAACGCCGGCCAGCCAGGCCAGGCGGACCGGCTCCGGCACCTTCGTGTTGCCCGACACCTCGTCGGCACAGGAGACCCGGAGCGCCGCCGCACCGAAGGCCGCCGCCAACATCGACGCGCTGCTTGCCTTGCAGGGCGTCGAGGAGGATCCGGTCGAGCGCCGCAAGCGTTCGGTCTCCCGCGGCAGGACGGCGCTCGACGTACTCGACGATCTCAAGATGGGGCTGCTGTCCGGTAATCTCGACGCCTCGACCGTGATGCGCCTGCGCGATGCTGCGGCGAACCTGAAATCATCCTCCGGCGATCCCGGACTGGACTCGGTGCTGTCCGAGATCGAGTTGCGCGTCGAGGTCGAACTGGCGAAGGCCGGGCAGGCGTAG